The genome window GTACAGGAGTAACAGTTGTGGAAATCAAGTAAATTTAACAACTATTATACATGAAGAGGGATGATGTTATGTATTTAATAAGTGCTTGCTTAGTAGGTATTGACTGTAAATATAGTGGAGGGAACAATCTTAATCCTAAAATCGTCAAACTTTTAGAAGAGAAAAAGGTAATATTAGTCTGTCCTGAGCAGTTAGGCGGGCTGACAACTCCTAGACTTCCTTCTGAAATTGTATATGATGAAGATGGCAACAAAAAGGTAGTAAACATAGAAGGACAAGATGTAACGAAAGAGTTCTTTAAAGGTGCAGAGGAGACATTGAAAATCGCCAAACTAATGGGAGCAAAAGTAGCAATACTCAAAGCAAAGAGCCCATCATGTGGAAAAGGAAAAGTATATGATGGACAATTTAGACATGTACTAGTTGATGGAAATGGGATAACGACTGACCTCCTTGAGAAAAACGGTATTAAAGTATATACCGAAGAAGATGATATTGATTTCTAAAAAAATATGGGGGTGTTAGGATGAAGAGAGGATTAATATTTTTCTTAGTATTAATTATTTCAGTATTTAGTTTAATAGGATGTTCAAAGAATAAGGGGAAAGATAATAATGATGTTACTTTAGCTGATGGCAATGATGTCCAGACAGAGGATCCTGTAGAACAAGAGGATAATACCACAGATATAGAAAAAGCAAAATATATAGATTTTGCAGTATATTTGAAGCATAAGGACTTACCATATATATTTGGAGAAAGATTTGAAATAAAGTCAGATGATCCAATACTTAAGGAAAAGACCCTTGAAGAAATAGCACTAGATAAACTATTTAATTATGATCTGGAAAGCTTTATATCTCCAGTTCCTAAGAACACAAAGATATTGGGGATTGAAAAAAAGGATGCTATAGTATATTTAGACTTATCAAAGGAATTTGTGAATAATATGCCCAAGGATAAAGCATTAACAAGGATGGCTATAGAGGCAATAGTTAATACTCTAACTTTTTTCCCAGAAAATGAAAAGGTTGTGTTTAAGATAGAAGGGGAAACTATTAAAGAAATTAATGGAGTTAGTTTAGACAAGGAATTTATTTTTAGTACTGAGTTTATACCTGAGAAATAAAAATTATTTACTAAAATCCCCTTGTTTTTAGTGGCAGCATATGCTAATATTTATTAATAAATAAATGAAATTCTAGGATGAGGAAAGTAGGTTATACTGATTGTTATAGCGAGTCAGGTTGGTGGGAGCTGACACATAGGTATATCTGAAGAGAGCCTCGGAGGAGCTATCTGAACTTAAGTAGGATATGCCGCTCCCCTGCGTTAAAGGGCTTGAGTGGGTATACTTATCTATACCAATTAGAGTGGTAACACGGGATCATATCTCGTCTCTTTCATTAGAGACGGGATTTTTTTATGACCTAACCCGATTGTTTCGGACGCTTTTCCGAAAGAATCGTTGGTAGGTCAAACGCAATGAGCATCAAATTCATGTGAGCGACAGCGAGCAAATGAATTTGTGTTGCGAGACTGCGGAAAATGACCTAACCCAACCTATCATCCTGAACGAAGTGAAGGAACTCGTATTAATTAAGACTAGTATTAGCAAAATTATAATATATAAAAAATATTAGATATAAAATTAAGGAGGCAAAAATGATTGATTTTAGAAAAGAAATTGGAAAGCTTGTAAGTGCTAATTTTGAAAATTTAAATGAAGAAACAATATTAGAATTACTAGAAGTGCCACCTTCTTATGATCTAGGCGATTATGCAATGCCGTGTTTTAGACTAGCAAAGGAGCTTAGAAAATCACCAAATATTATTGCTCAGGAAATAGCAGAAAATATAAAGGGAAGCGAATTGTTTGAGAAAATTGAGAATGCTGGACCATATGTCAACTTTTTTATAAATAAAAAAGTCCTTAGTGAAACAGTGCTAAAAGAGGTTTTTGAAAAGAAAGAGATGTTTGGTTCTACTAATATCGGGAAAGGACA of Proteiniborus sp. DW1 contains these proteins:
- a CDS encoding DUF523 domain-containing protein, giving the protein MYLISACLVGIDCKYSGGNNLNPKIVKLLEEKKVILVCPEQLGGLTTPRLPSEIVYDEDGNKKVVNIEGQDVTKEFFKGAEETLKIAKLMGAKVAILKAKSPSCGKGKVYDGQFRHVLVDGNGITTDLLEKNGIKVYTEEDDIDF
- a CDS encoding GerMN domain-containing protein — its product is MKRGLIFFLVLIISVFSLIGCSKNKGKDNNDVTLADGNDVQTEDPVEQEDNTTDIEKAKYIDFAVYLKHKDLPYIFGERFEIKSDDPILKEKTLEEIALDKLFNYDLESFISPVPKNTKILGIEKKDAIVYLDLSKEFVNNMPKDKALTRMAIEAIVNTLTFFPENEKVVFKIEGETIKEINGVSLDKEFIFSTEFIPEK